A single window of Granulibacter bethesdensis DNA harbors:
- a CDS encoding CRISPR-associated helicase/endonuclease Cas3, with protein sequence MQWKNWPGKSSATPDGPEHPAAFHMLDVAAVAERLIEPFGMAPPLRDALVVLAGLHDIGKISESFRAMLHEGVAQPGFRHWELSEALFYVEDARIAARLGGTPLVRKMLYAAIAGHHGRPSEHMLGALPPEARLSRELFRALKCVGEGREPAARLMDVFFDLWPAASLEGLTLVEATTLSWWLAGFCAAADWVGSNLGWFPPKTEADSLAAYLQQTRAIAARAVVEAGIAGTMVREGDLFDFALRPMQVACSTIALPDGPTLAIVEDGTGTGKTEAALILVHRFCQAGKGRGLFDALPTMATTDAMFDRASRIVGRMFDNPSVTLAHGRAGLSVPFRDLVQRSRTGGPGEITSSDWLAEGNRRALLADVGIGTIDQALLSVLPVRFQTLRIYGLSSKILLVDEVHEMGEAYIAEELTALLKMHRAAGGSAILLTATLPMSLRSKLLATYDGASDNPAYPALTIAGGEAITQFPAEDYPVKGPVKVERLDTAADAVTLLTKMAAQGAACVWVRNAVDDAIEAVEALRAAGVEARLIHARFALCDRKRIEVEILARVGKNGQGRAGFVLVGTQVLESSLDLDFDVMVSDIAPIAALIQRAGRLWRHMDIRPVSVRPVAGPVLYVLSPDPSLVEDERWLHGTLGKGAWVYALADVWRSARVLFTQGQIGTPDRQRALIEAVYGADAEPVPEALLKAEQDKYGKDSADRGLAWHNIVKFTDGYRKAGRGDDDVNYPTRLGEEVRVLRLARRTGLGLVPWAEGEGEDAWALSDVSAHRKKLDALPLPDQSSPEIMKIAKDWPEWKRAQIRLCPVDKNGNICNGLYYDAECGLVFASL encoded by the coding sequence ATGCAGTGGAAAAACTGGCCGGGTAAAAGCTCGGCCACTCCGGATGGTCCTGAACATCCGGCAGCCTTTCATATGCTTGATGTTGCTGCGGTGGCGGAAAGGCTGATTGAGCCATTCGGCATGGCACCTCCCCTTCGCGATGCGCTGGTTGTGCTGGCGGGGCTCCATGATATCGGCAAGATCAGTGAGAGCTTCCGCGCCATGCTTCACGAAGGTGTGGCGCAACCGGGGTTCCGTCACTGGGAACTCAGCGAAGCCCTGTTCTATGTTGAAGATGCGCGGATAGCAGCCCGTCTTGGCGGAACACCGCTGGTGCGGAAAATGCTCTACGCAGCCATAGCCGGACATCATGGGCGCCCGTCGGAGCATATGCTCGGCGCTCTTCCACCAGAAGCGCGTTTGTCACGAGAACTCTTCAGGGCATTGAAATGTGTTGGAGAAGGTCGTGAACCGGCTGCGCGGCTGATGGACGTATTCTTTGATCTGTGGCCGGCAGCCTCGCTCGAAGGGCTGACACTGGTCGAAGCTACAACGCTCTCCTGGTGGCTGGCAGGATTCTGCGCGGCAGCCGACTGGGTCGGGTCCAATTTGGGATGGTTCCCGCCAAAGACAGAGGCGGACAGCCTCGCCGCTTATCTGCAACAGACCCGTGCCATTGCAGCCCGCGCCGTCGTCGAGGCGGGAATCGCTGGCACCATGGTGCGGGAGGGAGATCTGTTCGATTTCGCGCTGCGCCCCATGCAGGTGGCTTGCTCAACCATCGCTCTGCCAGATGGGCCGACACTGGCGATTGTGGAGGATGGAACCGGGACGGGGAAGACGGAAGCGGCGCTTATCCTCGTGCATCGTTTCTGCCAGGCAGGGAAGGGACGCGGTTTGTTTGATGCTCTGCCAACAATGGCGACGACCGATGCCATGTTTGACCGCGCTTCGCGCATTGTCGGACGCATGTTCGACAATCCCTCTGTAACATTGGCGCATGGACGTGCCGGGCTATCGGTGCCATTTCGCGATCTGGTGCAGAGAAGCAGAACCGGCGGACCGGGAGAGATCACCTCCTCGGATTGGCTGGCGGAGGGCAACCGACGCGCATTGCTGGCCGATGTCGGAATAGGAACGATTGATCAGGCATTGCTGTCCGTGCTGCCGGTTCGGTTTCAGACATTACGCATTTATGGCCTGTCATCGAAGATTCTCCTCGTCGATGAAGTCCATGAAATGGGAGAGGCATATATCGCAGAAGAACTCACGGCACTTTTGAAAATGCACCGGGCTGCGGGTGGGTCCGCAATTCTTCTGACGGCGACGCTGCCTATGAGCCTCCGCAGCAAGTTGCTGGCGACCTATGATGGGGCGTCCGACAATCCCGCCTATCCGGCCCTGACTATTGCGGGAGGGGAGGCCATCACGCAGTTCCCGGCAGAAGACTATCCGGTGAAAGGGCCGGTGAAGGTTGAAAGACTCGATACGGCAGCTGATGCGGTTACGCTTCTGACCAAAATGGCTGCGCAAGGTGCGGCCTGTGTGTGGGTGCGTAATGCGGTGGATGACGCAATCGAGGCTGTCGAGGCCCTTCGGGCCGCAGGTGTGGAGGCCCGGCTTATTCACGCCCGCTTCGCCTTGTGTGATCGCAAACGGATCGAGGTGGAGATTCTGGCAAGGGTCGGGAAAAACGGTCAGGGCAGGGCAGGCTTCGTCCTTGTGGGAACACAGGTTCTGGAGTCTTCACTCGATCTGGATTTTGACGTGATGGTGTCCGATATCGCGCCCATCGCGGCGCTGATCCAGCGGGCAGGGCGTCTGTGGCGACATATGGATATCCGGCCGGTCTCGGTTCGTCCGGTTGCGGGGCCGGTGCTGTATGTTCTCTCACCGGACCCCTCTCTGGTTGAGGATGAACGATGGCTGCACGGTACGCTGGGAAAAGGCGCGTGGGTTTACGCGCTTGCCGATGTCTGGCGGAGCGCACGCGTCTTGTTCACACAAGGACAGATCGGGACGCCGGACCGTCAGCGCGCGCTGATTGAAGCAGTCTATGGAGCGGATGCAGAGCCGGTACCGGAAGCTCTCCTGAAGGCGGAACAGGATAAATACGGCAAAGACAGCGCCGACAGGGGGCTGGCCTGGCATAATATCGTGAAGTTCACGGATGGCTATCGCAAGGCAGGCCGTGGCGATGACGATGTAAACTATCCCACCCGACTGGGAGAAGAGGTGCGTGTCCTGCGCCTGGCCCGCCGGACGGGGCTCGGTCTGGTCCCGTGGGCGGAAGGAGAAGGCGAGGATGCCTGGGCGCTGTCCGACGTCTCTGCCCACCGTAAGAAGCTGGATGCCTTGCCACTCCCTGATCAGTCGTCGCCGGAAATCATGAAGATCGCAAAAGACTGGCCAGAGTGGAAGCGCGCGCAGATCAGGCTGTGCCCCGTCGATAAAAATGGTAACATTTGTAATGGATTGTATTATGACGCGGAGTGCGGTCTTGTGTTTGCTTCTCTGTGA
- a CDS encoding cytidine deaminase, producing the protein MRRRKRLSNRQEETRLASGLRLDAAACPLERADMELVEVARAVMRQHYRPLWHTVAAALRDANGRIWTGLHLGATVGRLQICAEAIALGRAKLEGAADIETVVAVRHPKQDETDQHIAVVSPCGACREMFADFAPSTMVIVSGEQGLIKVPLSLLLPLPYRR; encoded by the coding sequence CTGAGGAGGCGGAAACGGCTGAGTAACAGACAGGAAGAAACGCGGCTGGCATCGGGGTTACGACTTGATGCCGCAGCCTGCCCGCTGGAACGGGCTGACATGGAACTGGTTGAGGTGGCGAGGGCCGTCATGCGGCAGCATTATCGCCCATTATGGCATACGGTGGCGGCTGCTTTGCGGGATGCCAATGGCCGTATATGGACTGGCCTTCATCTTGGCGCGACGGTGGGGCGTTTGCAGATTTGCGCAGAAGCGATTGCATTGGGCCGGGCCAAGCTGGAAGGGGCGGCTGACATCGAAACGGTAGTTGCCGTCCGTCATCCCAAACAGGATGAAACCGATCAGCATATTGCCGTTGTCTCCCCTTGCGGTGCATGCCGGGAGATGTTTGCGGATTTTGCCCCTTCCACCATGGTCATTGTTTCGGGGGAGCAGGGATTGATCAAGGTGCCGCTTTCCCTCCTCCTCCCCCTTCCTTATCGGCGCTGA
- the recA gene encoding recombinase RecA — protein sequence MEKNKALDAALAQIERSFGKGSIMRMGARNVAEQIEVIPSGSLGLDLALGIGGMPRGRIVEIYGPESSGKTTLALHTVAEAQKRGGTCAFVDAEHALDPIYARKLGVDVDNLLISQPDAGEQALEIADTLVRSGAIDVLVVDSVAALVPRAELEGEMGDSHVGLHARLMSQALRKLTGSVNRSNTTLIFLNQIRMKIGVMFGSPETTTGGNALKFYASVRFDIRRIGQLKDKEEVIGNQTRVKVVKNKLAPPFRQVEFDIIYGEGISKVGELIDLGVKVNVVEKSGAWYSYDSQRIGQGRENAKQFLRDHPEIADAIENRIREQSGTVQNAMITTPDAEEAETAE from the coding sequence ATGGAAAAGAATAAAGCGCTTGATGCCGCATTGGCACAGATCGAACGATCTTTCGGAAAAGGCTCGATCATGCGCATGGGCGCGCGCAATGTCGCTGAGCAGATTGAAGTGATTCCCAGTGGTTCGCTCGGGCTTGATCTCGCGCTTGGAATCGGGGGGATGCCACGCGGACGGATTGTGGAGATTTATGGCCCTGAAAGCTCGGGAAAGACTACGCTCGCCCTGCATACAGTGGCGGAGGCGCAGAAACGTGGCGGTACATGTGCTTTTGTTGATGCAGAACATGCGCTCGATCCGATTTATGCACGCAAGCTGGGTGTGGACGTTGATAATCTCCTGATCAGCCAGCCGGATGCCGGCGAACAGGCACTGGAAATCGCAGATACACTGGTGCGCTCTGGCGCGATCGACGTGCTGGTGGTGGATAGTGTCGCGGCTCTGGTGCCGCGGGCCGAGCTTGAAGGTGAAATGGGTGACAGTCATGTCGGTCTGCATGCCCGTCTGATGAGTCAGGCCTTGCGCAAGCTGACCGGCTCTGTGAATCGCAGCAATACGACACTGATTTTCCTCAATCAGATCCGGATGAAAATCGGTGTGATGTTCGGCAGCCCGGAAACGACAACGGGCGGTAATGCACTGAAATTCTATGCGTCGGTGCGTTTCGACATTCGTCGTATCGGGCAGCTGAAGGACAAGGAAGAAGTCATCGGCAACCAAACCCGTGTGAAAGTGGTGAAAAACAAACTGGCACCGCCTTTCCGGCAGGTAGAGTTCGATATCATCTATGGTGAAGGTATCAGCAAGGTCGGTGAGTTGATAGATCTTGGCGTTAAGGTCAATGTGGTAGAGAAATCCGGTGCATGGTACAGCTATGACAGCCAGCGCATTGGGCAAGGGCGGGAAAATGCGAAGCAGTTTTTGCGTGACCATCCGGAGATCGCCGATGCGATCGAGAACCGGATCAGGGAGCAGTCTGGTACTGTGCAGAACGCAATGATCACGACACCGGACGCTGAGGAGGCGGAAACGGCTGAGTAA
- the speD gene encoding adenosylmethionine decarboxylase, whose protein sequence is MNALNPLGMVSENPSENQNVTEAAAQANTQISAAETEERKDYFVERDGMKFAGTHLLVDLWGATNLDDPGMIDVTLREAAVTAGATILHSHFHHFTPNGGVSGVVVLAESHISIHTWPERNFAAVDIFMCGACDPHKSIPVLRATFQPERIDLDEQRRGRVV, encoded by the coding sequence ATGAACGCACTCAACCCGCTGGGGATGGTCTCGGAAAATCCGAGCGAAAACCAGAACGTGACTGAAGCCGCCGCCCAGGCCAATACGCAGATTTCTGCGGCCGAAACGGAAGAGCGCAAAGATTATTTCGTGGAACGGGACGGCATGAAATTTGCCGGCACGCATCTTCTGGTCGATCTTTGGGGCGCCACCAATCTGGACGATCCCGGCATGATCGATGTAACCCTGCGTGAAGCCGCGGTGACGGCCGGTGCAACCATTCTGCACAGCCATTTCCATCATTTCACACCGAATGGTGGCGTTTCTGGCGTGGTGGTGCTGGCGGAAAGCCACATCTCTATCCACACCTGGCCGGAGCGCAACTTCGCAGCTGTCGACATCTTCATGTGTGGCGCCTGTGACCCACACAAATCCATCCCGGTCCTGCGCGCCACATTCCAGCCGGAGCGCATCGATCTGGATGAGCAGCGTCGCGGACGCGTCGTCTAA
- the speE gene encoding polyamine aminopropyltransferase — protein sequence MPDQTTSSSGTWIAETLYPDWGQQFRVGKELARIKSDFQDIVVFESNSHGRVLLLDGVVQITEADEFVYQEMLTHVPLIAHGAAKNVLIIGAGDGGVLRRVLEHKTVERAVMVEIDGEVIRLSREFMPGISGNAWNDPRAEVIVGDGIDYVKKAADGSFDVIIVDSTDPIGVGEVLFTDDFYQNAARILTARGLIVNQCGVPFMQADELRETSLRRRNFFPRVGAYVAAVPTYVGGFMTLGFATKDADFTQADLETVRARTQTAGIANTRYWTPEVHVGSFYLPPYIAEQLPA from the coding sequence ATGCCTGATCAAACCACCTCCTCTTCTGGCACCTGGATCGCTGAAACGCTGTATCCTGACTGGGGGCAGCAATTCCGCGTCGGCAAGGAGCTGGCACGCATCAAATCAGATTTTCAGGACATCGTGGTGTTCGAGAGCAATTCTCATGGCCGTGTCCTGCTGCTGGACGGTGTCGTGCAGATCACTGAAGCCGATGAATTCGTCTATCAGGAAATGCTGACCCATGTGCCGCTGATCGCCCATGGCGCGGCCAAAAATGTGCTGATCATCGGCGCTGGTGATGGCGGTGTGCTGCGCCGCGTGCTGGAACACAAAACCGTCGAACGCGCCGTCATGGTCGAAATTGACGGCGAAGTCATCCGTCTCAGCCGCGAGTTCATGCCAGGCATCAGTGGCAATGCATGGAACGATCCGCGGGCCGAGGTCATCGTGGGTGACGGCATCGATTATGTAAAAAAAGCCGCTGACGGCAGCTTCGATGTCATCATCGTCGACAGCACCGATCCGATCGGGGTGGGCGAAGTGCTGTTTACGGATGATTTCTATCAGAATGCAGCCCGTATCCTGACCGCCCGTGGTCTGATCGTGAACCAGTGCGGCGTGCCCTTCATGCAGGCTGATGAATTGCGTGAAACCAGCCTGCGTCGCCGCAATTTCTTCCCCCGCGTGGGTGCCTATGTCGCAGCGGTTCCAACCTATGTCGGCGGTTTCATGACTTTGGGCTTCGCCACTAAGGATGCAGATTTTACGCAAGCCGATCTGGAAACAGTGCGTGCCCGTACTCAGACGGCAGGGATTGCCAACACACGCTACTGGACGCCGGAAGTGCATGTCGGCAGCTTCTATCTACCGCCCTACATTGCCGAGCAGCTTCCTGCCTGA
- the dksA gene encoding RNA polymerase-binding protein DksA codes for MVTLPPDYRPSEAEEFMNPLHVEYFRQKLLRWRADLLREADDTLASLSEGGIHEADITDRASVETDRALELRTRDRARKLISKIDQAMQRIESGTYGYCEETGEPIGLKRLEARPIATLSLEAQERHERMERVHRDD; via the coding sequence ATGGTGACGCTTCCACCGGACTATAGGCCTTCCGAGGCCGAAGAATTCATGAACCCGCTTCATGTTGAGTATTTTCGACAGAAATTGTTACGCTGGCGGGCCGATCTGCTCCGGGAAGCCGACGATACACTGGCAAGCCTTTCCGAAGGCGGCATCCACGAGGCCGATATTACCGATCGTGCCAGTGTGGAGACGGATCGTGCGCTTGAGCTGCGCACCCGGGACCGGGCCAGAAAGCTGATCTCCAAGATTGATCAGGCGATGCAGCGGATCGAGAGCGGTACCTACGGGTATTGCGAGGAAACTGGCGAGCCGATCGGGCTGAAACGTCTGGAAGCCCGTCCCATTGCCACCCTGTCGCTTGAAGCTCAGGAGCGGCATGAGCGCATGGAGCGAGTTCACCGCGACGATTGA
- a CDS encoding glycosyltransferase family 4 protein yields MHIFFIQPAATDPTAGGHRYNRELIEALQQKGHSVTDITLKARFVHNAKVAEEEAGQVFSTLMASSGQNSRIVIDGMSLPAFHHLPSSALRCLTPLVHRPGAAGQRGDCPGPDANVQQAEQTVLSAVSHAVVTLEQTRDRLIREYGVADAQISVVESGFAAYAPASGTRNRDSSSPCEILSVGTLVKRKGYDVLLKALARLTDLSWHLTITGNTQRDPAYVEVIREQAEQAGLSSRVTLLSCPGHGALQTLWEAADLYAQASWWDGPLSAALQSLRRGIPLAITASQEAAMKLPLNAGALCAPGDYETLSKVLRRLIFDDSLRKSYATAAWNFGAGLPGWDMQAQAFIHALPPTGF; encoded by the coding sequence ATGCATATCTTTTTTATTCAGCCTGCAGCCACCGATCCGACCGCCGGCGGACACCGCTATAACCGTGAACTGATAGAAGCCCTTCAACAAAAAGGGCATTCAGTGACTGATATCACCCTGAAGGCCCGCTTTGTCCATAATGCCAAGGTGGCAGAAGAAGAAGCCGGACAGGTCTTTTCCACCCTGATGGCATCGTCCGGTCAGAACAGCCGCATCGTGATTGATGGCATGTCCCTGCCCGCTTTTCATCATCTCCCCTCCTCTGCCCTACGTTGTCTGACGCCACTGGTTCATCGTCCCGGTGCTGCGGGTCAGCGCGGCGATTGTCCGGGGCCTGACGCGAATGTCCAACAGGCGGAACAGACGGTTCTGTCAGCCGTCTCCCATGCCGTGGTGACACTTGAGCAGACACGCGACCGCCTGATCAGGGAATATGGGGTGGCCGATGCGCAGATCAGCGTCGTGGAAAGCGGCTTTGCCGCCTATGCCCCCGCTTCCGGCACACGCAACCGGGATAGCAGCAGCCCCTGCGAAATTCTCTCTGTCGGTACGCTCGTCAAACGGAAAGGATATGATGTCCTGCTGAAAGCCCTTGCGCGCCTGACAGATCTCTCCTGGCACCTGACTATTACAGGCAATACACAGCGCGATCCGGCCTATGTGGAAGTGATCCGCGAACAGGCGGAGCAGGCAGGCCTTTCCTCCCGCGTGACGCTGCTCTCCTGCCCCGGACATGGCGCTTTGCAAACATTATGGGAGGCTGCTGATCTTTACGCTCAGGCATCATGGTGGGATGGACCGCTCTCGGCAGCCCTGCAATCGCTGCGGCGCGGTATTCCACTGGCCATCACAGCCTCGCAGGAGGCAGCAATGAAGCTGCCGCTGAATGCAGGTGCCCTTTGTGCCCCTGGTGATTACGAAACATTGTCCAAAGTGCTAAGGCGCCTGATCTTCGATGATTCACTTAGAAAATCCTACGCCACAGCGGCCTGGAATTTCGGCGCTGGACTGCCGGGCTGGGATATGCAGGCACAGGCCTTTATCCATGCGCTGCCGCCGACGGGCTTTTGA
- a CDS encoding UPF0262 family protein, with amino-acid sequence MSAKPDDTQPPQAASKRLVKVILEGEALTRLSPLQEMDRAQAVADLEAENVFSLERPLPGMAPVSEQGPYVLHLSIQEGRLIFDIRRQDDTFLTVLALALGPFRRLIKDYHLLVDSYVKAVQEAREARIQAIDMGRRGLHNEGAELMRHRLNGKVSIDFETARRLFTLVCVLHQRI; translated from the coding sequence ATGAGCGCAAAGCCAGACGACACGCAACCGCCACAGGCCGCCTCCAAACGACTGGTGAAAGTCATTCTGGAGGGAGAAGCCCTGACCAGACTCTCGCCTTTACAGGAGATGGACCGCGCTCAAGCTGTCGCCGATCTGGAAGCCGAAAACGTGTTTTCACTTGAACGCCCGCTACCCGGTATGGCACCCGTCAGTGAACAAGGTCCCTATGTGCTTCATCTGTCCATTCAGGAAGGACGTCTGATCTTCGATATCCGTCGACAGGATGATACCTTTCTGACCGTGCTGGCACTTGCGCTGGGACCGTTCCGCAGGCTCATCAAGGACTATCATCTGCTGGTCGACAGCTATGTAAAGGCTGTGCAGGAAGCACGGGAAGCCAGAATTCAGGCGATTGATATGGGCCGGCGCGGCCTGCACAATGAGGGGGCCGAGTTGATGCGCCACCGCCTGAATGGGAAGGTTTCAATCGACTTTGAAACGGCCCGCCGATTATTCACATTGGTATGCGTGCTGCATCAGCGCATCTGA
- the mtnA gene encoding S-methyl-5-thioribose-1-phosphate isomerase: MKIDGTPYRSVWVDDDGWSVRIIDQTKLPWSVDLLRLSRLDQVAHAIRSMQVRGAPLIGAVAAYGLCLALRDNATTDAMERAAALLVETRPTAVNLRWAIDRMLARLRTTSEADRVAIAYDEATAIADEDAAQNEAIGRHGLELIRDRVRPGQPVNILTHCNAGWLATVDWGTALAPIYMAHEEGIDVHVWVDETRPRNQGALLTAFELGKHGVPYTLICDNAGGHLMQHGKVDLCITGADRVTRHGDAANKIGTYLKALAAKDNGIPFWVALPSSTLDWSIRDGVKGIEIEERSATEVTTMSGRAMDGSVMTIRITPKDSPAANPAFDVTPARLLSGLITERGRCEASEEGLLGLYPEYRV, translated from the coding sequence ATGAAGATTGATGGCACGCCTTACCGCAGCGTGTGGGTGGATGACGATGGATGGAGCGTCCGTATTATTGATCAGACTAAACTGCCCTGGAGCGTCGATCTGCTGCGGCTGTCACGGCTGGATCAGGTTGCTCACGCGATCCGGTCCATGCAGGTGCGGGGCGCACCGCTGATTGGAGCAGTTGCCGCATACGGGTTGTGCCTTGCGCTGCGCGACAATGCCACCACCGATGCCATGGAGCGCGCTGCGGCCCTGCTGGTGGAAACACGCCCCACTGCCGTCAACCTGCGCTGGGCCATTGATCGTATGTTGGCCCGGCTGCGCACAACCTCAGAAGCCGATCGCGTCGCCATCGCCTATGATGAGGCCACCGCCATTGCCGATGAAGATGCAGCCCAGAACGAAGCCATCGGCAGGCATGGTCTGGAACTGATCCGCGATCGTGTCCGTCCCGGACAACCCGTCAACATCCTGACCCACTGCAATGCCGGCTGGCTTGCCACTGTCGATTGGGGAACTGCTCTCGCCCCCATTTACATGGCGCATGAGGAAGGCATCGACGTGCATGTATGGGTCGATGAAACCCGCCCCCGTAATCAGGGAGCACTGCTGACCGCTTTTGAACTCGGCAAACACGGTGTTCCATACACACTGATCTGCGATAATGCCGGTGGCCATCTGATGCAGCATGGCAAGGTTGATCTGTGCATCACCGGCGCGGACCGTGTCACCCGTCACGGCGATGCCGCCAACAAGATCGGCACGTATCTGAAAGCACTGGCGGCAAAAGATAATGGCATACCCTTCTGGGTGGCACTGCCTTCTTCCACGCTTGACTGGTCGATCCGCGATGGCGTGAAGGGAATTGAGATCGAGGAACGTTCCGCTACCGAGGTCACGACCATGAGTGGTCGCGCCATGGATGGCAGTGTCATGACCATACGCATTACGCCGAAAGACAGCCCGGCCGCCAATCCCGCTTTCGATGTCACTCCGGCCCGGCTGTTGAGCGGATTGATCACCGAAAGAGGGCGCTGTGAGGCATCCGAAGAAGGGTTACTCGGCCTGTATCCGGAATATCGCGTCTGA
- a CDS encoding DUF2272 domain-containing protein, whose protein sequence is MLTACSSSRSSSGRGAGSSATGAYTAANEAHVPDFARMHFAPFNRADAIGLASAEWRAFGSEIHDEPPGENPDMPPMLRPDRQPGLWEKVGLFWWLGQDADTTESLWSGAYTSTGTPLPDKDIHPWSAAFISYVMRIAGAGARFPYSASHSTYINIAKQMATGAQSGYAVIAERPGEYAPVPGDLICTGRGKAERLTYDSLPTGGFPSHCDIIVAARPGELSVIGGNVAYSVSMKHVPTTPSGMIATPDGQSVDPRYPWFVVLRVTYDQ, encoded by the coding sequence ATGCTGACAGCCTGCTCCTCCTCCAGATCGAGTTCTGGCAGAGGAGCAGGTTCATCGGCGACAGGGGCCTATACTGCCGCCAATGAGGCGCATGTACCCGATTTCGCACGCATGCATTTCGCTCCGTTCAACCGCGCCGATGCAATTGGTCTGGCTTCAGCAGAATGGCGTGCATTCGGCAGTGAAATTCATGACGAACCGCCAGGCGAGAATCCAGATATGCCGCCCATGCTGCGACCGGACCGGCAGCCCGGATTATGGGAGAAAGTCGGACTGTTCTGGTGGCTCGGGCAGGATGCCGATACCACCGAAAGCCTTTGGTCGGGGGCCTATACCAGCACAGGGACGCCACTGCCCGACAAGGATATTCATCCTTGGTCAGCCGCCTTTATTTCCTATGTCATGCGTATTGCCGGGGCAGGTGCACGGTTTCCGTATTCTGCCTCTCATTCCACCTATATCAATATCGCCAAACAGATGGCGACCGGCGCGCAGAGCGGTTACGCCGTGATTGCCGAACGTCCGGGAGAATACGCACCGGTTCCCGGCGATCTGATCTGCACAGGGCGCGGCAAGGCAGAGCGTCTGACTTATGATTCTCTTCCGACTGGCGGCTTCCCCAGCCATTGCGACATCATTGTCGCTGCCCGTCCCGGAGAACTCTCTGTTATCGGGGGTAATGTCGCCTATTCCGTGTCCATGAAACACGTGCCGACCACACCATCCGGCATGATCGCCACACCGGACGGCCAGTCGGTTGACCCACGTTATCCATGGTTCGTCGTACTGCGCGTAACCTATGATCAATAA
- a CDS encoding rhodanese-like domain-containing protein, which translates to MVDNVPVVDAWSALKTDPQARLVDVRTDVEWVFIGIPDLSSVQQRPALISWQVYPQMQVNPRFVDELRQAGLTPEHHIYFLCRSGARSMAAAIAAKEAGYEHVYNIAEGFEGPVDANGHRGVAAGWKAENLPWQQR; encoded by the coding sequence ATGGTGGATAATGTCCCGGTAGTCGATGCCTGGTCGGCCCTGAAAACCGATCCCCAAGCACGGCTGGTGGATGTGCGAACAGATGTGGAATGGGTGTTTATCGGCATTCCCGATCTTTCTTCCGTCCAGCAGAGGCCGGCTCTCATCAGCTGGCAGGTTTATCCTCAGATGCAGGTGAATCCGCGTTTCGTCGATGAGTTGCGTCAGGCTGGGCTGACGCCGGAACATCACATCTATTTTCTCTGCCGCAGCGGCGCCCGGAGCATGGCGGCTGCCATTGCTGCAAAGGAGGCCGGTTACGAGCATGTCTATAATATAGCGGAAGGATTTGAAGGCCCGGTCGATGCAAATGGCCATCGTGGTGTTGCTGCCGGATGGAAAGCCGAAAATCTGCCCTGGCAGCAGCGTTAA